In a single window of the Rattus norvegicus strain BN/NHsdMcwi chromosome 6, GRCr8, whole genome shotgun sequence genome:
- the Acot5 gene encoding acyl-coenzyme A thioesterase 5: MVPVVSLEPDSHSCWDEPLSITVRGLAPEQPVTLHSALRDEKGALFRAHARYRADAHGELDLERAPALGGSFTGLEPMGLIWAMEPERPFWRLVKRDVQTPFVVELEVLDGHEPDGRRLLAQAVHERHFMAPGVRRVPVREGRVRATLFLPPGTGPFPGIIDLFGIGGGLLEYRASLLAAKGFAVMALAYFKYDDLPKATDILRLEYFEEAVNYLLGHPQVKGPGIGLLGISKGAELCLSMASFLNGITAAVIINGSMVNVAGTLYYKEESLPASSMNLERIRVTKDGFKDIIDILTVPPEGPDQKSIIPVERSDTTFLFLVSQDDRNWKSEFYAREASKRLQAHGKKTPQIICYPEAGHYIEPPYFPWSKAAPNSLFDMPIILGGEPRAHAMAQVDAWQQLQIFFHKHLSGDKKTIPGKL; this comes from the exons ATGGTGCCAGTAGTGAGCCTGGAGCCCGACAGCCACAGTTGCTGGGACGAGCCCCTAAGCATTACTGTGCGTGGCCTGGCCCCCGAGCAGCCTGTCACACTACACTCGGCCCTGCGCGACGAGAAGGGCGCGCTCTTCCGAGCCCACGCGCGCTACCGCGCTGATGCCCACGGAGAGCTGGACCTGGAGCGCGCGCCCGCGCTGGGCGGCAGCTTCACGGGGCTCGAGCCCATGGGGCTGATCTGGGCCATGGAACCCGAACGGCCTTTCTGGCGTCTGGTCAAGCGCGACGTGCAGACGCCCTTCGTGGTGGAGCTGGAGGTGCTGGACGGACACGAGCCGGACGGTCGGCGGCTGCTGGCGCAGGCGGTGCACGAGCGTCACTTCATGGCTCCAGGGGTGCGGCGCGTGCCCGTGCGCGAGGGCCGGGTGCGCGCCAcgctcttcctgcctccag GAACTGGACCCTTTCCTGGAATCATAGACCTTTTTGGAATTGGAGGTGGACTTCTGGAATATAGGGCGAGTCTGCTGGCTGCAAAGGGCTTTGCCGTCATGGCTCTGGCTTATTTTAAGTATGATGACCTCCCTAAGGCTACAGACATCCTTCGTCTGGAGTACTTTGAAGAAGCTGTGAACTACCTGCTTGGTCACCCTCAG gtCAAGGGTCCAGGAATTGGCCTGCTGGGGATTTCCAAAGGGGCTGAACTCTgcctctccatggcctctttcCTGAACGGCATCACGGCCGCTGTCATAATCAATGGCTCCATGGTCAATGTTGCTGGAACACTATACTACAAGGAAGAGAGTCTGCCTGCTTCGAGCATGAATCTAGAACGAATCAGGGTGACCAAAGATGGGTTTAAAGATATTATAGATATCCTGACTGTCCCTCCAGAAGGTCCAGACCAGAAAAGCATCATCCCTGTGGAAAGGTCTGACACGACCTTCCTGTTCCTCGTTAGTCAGGATGACCGCAACTGGAAGAGCGAGTTCTATGCCAGAGAGGCCTCCAAACGCTTGCAGGCCCATGGGAAGAAAACACCCCAGATCATCTGCTACCCAGAAGCAGGGCACTATATTGAGCCCCCTTACTTCCCTTGGTCCAAGGCTGCCCCCAACTCCCTTTTTGACATGCCTATCATCCTTGGAGGGGAGCCTAGGGCTCATGCCATGGCCCAGGTGGACGCTTGGCAGCAACTCCAGATTTTTTTCCACAAACATTTGAGTGGGGACAAGAAGACAATCCCAGGAAAACTGTGA